In Bacillus sp. KH172YL63, one genomic interval encodes:
- a CDS encoding ABC transporter permease: protein MALGVYLSFRILDFPDLTVDGSFVTGAAVAATMIVSGVNPVIATLTAIIIGFVAGCITGLLHTFGKINALLSGILMMIALYSINLRIMGRSNVPLLNQDTAFTGVEGFWSPLGIDAALNKLWMAVGLGNPVPGTWSILFVMTIITLLIKFLTDGFLKTEVGLALRATGDNQRMIRSFSANTNLMIILGLGISNGMVALSGALIAQYSRFADVGMGIGMIIIGLASVIIGEALFGTKTIARTTLAVIGGAIIYRLVVSMALRVDFLETGDMKLITATIVILALVMPKVMDRYKDKKRKSQRLAERMNRAPITDGKGESGVTVKSNP from the coding sequence ATGGCCCTCGGAGTCTATCTGTCCTTTCGGATACTGGATTTTCCTGATTTAACGGTCGACGGCAGCTTCGTGACCGGGGCCGCCGTCGCAGCGACCATGATTGTCAGCGGGGTTAACCCGGTCATCGCCACGCTGACAGCGATCATTATCGGATTTGTCGCGGGCTGTATCACAGGATTGCTTCATACGTTTGGAAAAATCAATGCGCTTTTATCCGGGATATTGATGATGATCGCCCTCTATTCGATCAATCTCCGGATTATGGGAAGATCGAACGTGCCCCTCCTGAACCAGGACACGGCATTTACAGGCGTGGAAGGGTTCTGGTCCCCGCTCGGGATCGACGCAGCCCTCAATAAGCTGTGGATGGCAGTGGGACTCGGGAATCCTGTCCCTGGCACATGGAGCATCCTTTTCGTCATGACAATCATCACACTGCTGATCAAATTTTTGACCGACGGTTTCCTGAAGACAGAAGTCGGATTGGCACTGAGGGCGACCGGGGATAATCAGCGGATGATCCGCAGTTTCTCGGCCAATACGAATTTGATGATCATCCTTGGATTGGGGATCTCAAATGGGATGGTCGCCTTATCCGGGGCACTGATTGCCCAGTACAGCCGGTTCGCCGATGTCGGAATGGGAATCGGGATGATCATCATCGGTCTTGCTTCGGTCATCATCGGTGAGGCGTTATTCGGTACCAAAACGATTGCACGTACGACGCTCGCAGTCATCGGGGGCGCGATCATTTACCGTTTGGTCGTATCGATGGCCCTTCGAGTCGATTTCCTTGAAACAGGGGATATGAAACTGATTACGGCGACGATTGTCATCCTTGCCCTCGTCATGCCAAAGGTGATGGATCGCTATAAAGATAAGAAACGAAAGTCCCAGCGGCTGGCAGAACGGATGAACAGGGCCCCGATAACGGATGGAAAGGGTGAGAGCGGTGTTACAGTTAAATCGAATCCATAA
- a CDS encoding ABC transporter ATP-binding protein: protein MLQLNRIHKVFNEGTPDEKIALDDIQLSLKPGDFVTVIGSNGAGKSTLMNIVSGVLLPDIGNVVIDDHDVSKVSEYKRSKLIGRVFQDPMAGTAPSMTIEENLAMAYSRNRTRTFKLGVTKKRKAYFKEVLETLHLGLENRLNAKVGLLSGGERQALSLLMATFTEPSILLLDEHTAALDPARADLITNLTKEIVEKYKLTTLMVTHNMQQALDLGNRLIMMDKGQIILEVNEAEKKHLTVEGLLHEFQRIRGSKLASDRALLS, encoded by the coding sequence GTGTTACAGTTAAATCGAATCCATAAAGTATTCAACGAAGGGACACCGGATGAAAAAATCGCCCTCGATGACATCCAGCTTTCCCTTAAACCGGGTGATTTCGTCACCGTCATCGGGAGTAATGGGGCAGGGAAATCAACGCTGATGAACATCGTGTCAGGCGTCCTGCTCCCGGACATCGGAAACGTGGTGATTGATGATCACGACGTCTCGAAGGTGTCTGAATATAAACGCTCGAAACTGATCGGGCGCGTCTTTCAGGACCCAATGGCAGGAACGGCGCCGTCCATGACGATCGAAGAAAATCTCGCCATGGCCTATTCGAGAAACCGGACAAGAACCTTTAAACTTGGGGTCACCAAAAAGCGTAAAGCTTACTTTAAAGAAGTCCTTGAAACCCTACATTTAGGACTGGAAAACAGGTTAAATGCCAAAGTGGGATTACTGTCCGGCGGAGAGCGGCAGGCGCTTTCACTCTTGATGGCGACGTTCACAGAACCGTCGATCCTCCTGCTGGATGAACATACGGCGGCGCTTGATCCGGCCCGTGCCGACCTGATCACGAACCTGACCAAGGAAATCGTCGAGAAGTACAAGCTCACGACGCTCATGGTCACCCATAACATGCAGCAGGCACTCGACCTTGGAAACAGGCTGATCATGATGGACAAAGGACAGATCATCCTTGAAGTGAACGAAGCCGAGAAGAAACACCTGACAGTCGAAGGCCTCCTCCACGAATTCCAGCGAATCCGCGGAAGCAAACTGGCCAGCGACCGGGCGCTCCTCTCCTGA
- a CDS encoding thioesterase family protein produces MKPGLAEGHSAAVLTEVTSDMYAQFEGSVVHPVYSTVSMVYHMEWASRKIILPFLEEHEEGMGAQVNVEHMAPAKEGSRLEIKAIVIKYERNIILTEVTVLDRENARVIGKGEVKQVVLAKEKINERIKGS; encoded by the coding sequence ATGAAGCCTGGATTAGCAGAAGGACATTCGGCCGCCGTACTGACGGAAGTGACCTCCGATATGTATGCCCAATTCGAAGGAAGCGTTGTGCACCCGGTCTATTCAACGGTCTCGATGGTGTACCACATGGAGTGGGCATCCAGGAAAATCATCCTTCCCTTTCTGGAAGAGCATGAAGAGGGAATGGGCGCACAAGTGAACGTGGAGCATATGGCACCGGCGAAAGAAGGTTCACGACTTGAAATCAAAGCGATCGTCATCAAATATGAACGAAACATCATCCTGACCGAAGTGACGGTCCTGGATCGAGAGAATGCCAGAGTGATAGGGAAAGGCGAAGTGAAACAAGTCGTGCTGGCAAAAGAAAAAATTAACGAAAGAATAAAAGGGAGTTAG
- a CDS encoding Leu/Phe/Val dehydrogenase — protein MDMFQKIQNHEQVIFCNDEETGLKAIIAIHNTTLGPALGGCRMRPYASVDEALEDVLRLSKGMTYKCAAADVDFGGGKAVIIGDPQKDRHPELFRAFGQFVESLNGRFYTGTDMGTTPEDFVYALKETNCIVGVNEEYGGSGDSSIPTAMGVMYGLEATNQNVWGSKDLHGKSYAIQGLGKVGFKVAERLMEEGADLYVTDISQKSIDQLLAKAKQIGVGIKVVSGEEIYSVNADVFVPCAIGGIINDHTVDQLKVKAVVGSANNQLLDISHGRKLHEKGILYAPDYIVNAGGLIQVADELYEPNKERVLQKTSAIYNSLQNIYLQSENQHLTTVEAANRFCEDRIHSRTKRNSFFSHGKRPKWSVRN, from the coding sequence ATGGATATGTTTCAAAAGATACAAAATCATGAGCAGGTTATATTCTGCAATGATGAAGAAACAGGGCTCAAAGCCATCATCGCCATACATAATACCACGCTCGGTCCAGCCCTTGGCGGCTGCCGGATGAGACCTTACGCATCGGTCGATGAAGCGTTGGAAGATGTCCTGCGACTGTCAAAAGGCATGACGTATAAATGTGCAGCAGCCGACGTGGATTTTGGCGGAGGGAAAGCGGTCATCATCGGCGATCCTCAAAAAGACAGACACCCTGAACTTTTCCGGGCATTCGGTCAATTCGTAGAATCCCTCAACGGCCGATTCTACACGGGAACCGATATGGGCACGACCCCGGAGGATTTCGTCTATGCCCTGAAAGAAACAAACTGCATCGTCGGGGTCAATGAAGAATACGGCGGAAGCGGGGATTCATCCATCCCGACAGCGATGGGGGTCATGTACGGATTGGAAGCGACAAATCAAAACGTCTGGGGCTCAAAAGACCTTCACGGCAAAAGCTACGCCATCCAGGGACTGGGGAAAGTAGGCTTTAAAGTAGCCGAACGCCTGATGGAAGAAGGAGCTGATCTCTACGTCACGGATATCAGTCAGAAATCGATCGACCAACTGCTTGCAAAAGCAAAGCAGATCGGTGTGGGTATCAAAGTCGTATCAGGAGAGGAAATCTACTCCGTCAACGCAGATGTCTTCGTCCCATGTGCCATCGGGGGGATTATCAACGATCATACGGTAGATCAATTGAAAGTAAAGGCGGTCGTAGGTTCAGCCAACAATCAGCTACTGGACATATCCCACGGAAGGAAGCTGCATGAAAAAGGAATCCTATACGCACCCGACTACATCGTCAACGCAGGCGGCCTGATCCAAGTAGCAGACGAATTGTACGAACCGAACAAAGAGCGGGTCCTGCAAAAAACAAGCGCGATCTATAACAGCCTTCAAAATATTTATCTTCAATCAGAAAATCAGCATCTGACCACGGTAGAGGCGGCGAATCGCTTTTGCGAAGACCGGATCCACTCCCGGACAAAGCGGAACAGCTTCTTCTCGCATGGGAAGCGTCCGAAGTGGTCGGTTAGGAATTAG
- the pdhA gene encoding pyruvate dehydrogenase (acetyl-transferring) E1 component subunit alpha, whose protein sequence is MIEEFQLVQVMDREGELVESGYEKEISEDLARTFYRHLMRIRTFDRKAVSLQRQGRIGTYAPYEGQEASQVGSALALKEKDWLFPSYRDHGATMTFGHSLLHILLFWKGRNEGCVPPEGKNIFTPGIPIATQLPHAVGAAYAEKRKGTGNAAIVYFGDGATSEGDFHEGLNLASVWSAPVVFFNQNNQYAISVPIHKQMKTKTIAQKALAYDMPSVRIDGNDVFAVYFETLKALEGARKGDGPSLIESVTWRYGAHTTADDPTKYRDQQESESRRKENDPVDRLTRFMERRGWIDEDWKVSVEKECAKEVDMAVEALEAYPEAEPSLIFDHVFATPTWTIQEQKEKLLEQLRGE, encoded by the coding sequence ATGATCGAGGAATTTCAGCTGGTCCAGGTCATGGACCGGGAAGGTGAGTTAGTTGAAAGCGGGTATGAAAAGGAAATTTCAGAGGACTTGGCCAGAACGTTTTACCGGCATTTGATGAGGATCCGGACGTTTGACCGGAAAGCGGTGAGTTTGCAGCGTCAGGGGCGGATCGGGACGTATGCACCGTATGAAGGGCAGGAGGCTTCCCAGGTGGGGAGTGCGCTTGCTCTTAAGGAGAAAGATTGGCTGTTTCCGTCTTACCGGGACCATGGTGCGACGATGACGTTTGGGCATTCGTTGCTTCATATCCTTCTTTTTTGGAAGGGGAGGAATGAAGGGTGCGTGCCTCCTGAAGGGAAGAATATTTTCACGCCGGGGATTCCGATTGCGACACAGCTGCCTCATGCGGTCGGAGCGGCGTATGCGGAGAAGCGGAAGGGAACCGGGAATGCGGCGATTGTTTATTTTGGAGACGGCGCCACTTCCGAAGGGGATTTTCATGAAGGGTTGAATTTGGCCAGCGTATGGTCGGCTCCGGTTGTCTTTTTTAATCAAAATAATCAATACGCGATTTCTGTACCTATCCATAAACAGATGAAGACGAAGACGATTGCCCAGAAAGCCCTTGCCTACGATATGCCTAGTGTCCGGATCGACGGCAATGATGTATTTGCGGTTTATTTCGAGACGCTGAAGGCATTGGAGGGGGCAAGGAAGGGGGACGGACCTTCCCTGATCGAGTCGGTGACGTGGAGATACGGTGCCCATACGACTGCCGATGATCCGACGAAGTATCGGGATCAGCAGGAGAGTGAGTCGAGGCGGAAGGAGAATGATCCGGTCGATCGCCTGACCAGATTCATGGAGCGAAGAGGATGGATTGATGAGGATTGGAAGGTTTCTGTGGAGAAGGAGTGTGCGAAGGAAGTCGATATGGCGGTTGAGGCGCTGGAAGCTTATCCGGAAGCAGAGCCAAGTTTGATTTTTGATCATGTGTTTGCAACTCCGACATGGACGATCCAGGAACAAAAAGAAAAGCTCCTTGAGCAATTGAGAGGTGAATAG
- a CDS encoding alpha-ketoacid dehydrogenase subunit beta, which yields MSTLTKMKTLTMVQAITDGMRVMLEEHDDVLLLGEDIGTNGGVFRATDGLQQEFGEDRVIDTPLSEAGFIGAAIGMGLNGFRPVAEVQFLGFIYPAYEQIMTHASRLRSRTLGHFTCPLVIRAPYGAGVRAPEIHSDSTEALFTHMPGIKVVCPSSPYDAKGLLIAAIEDPDPVLFLEPMRCYRSSREEVPEEKYTVEIGKGKVVKEGEDVTLIAWGAMVKVAEDAAKAAGEKGIDCEVLDLRTLYPLDKDLIADSVQKTGRTVIVHEAHATGGVGNDVLAIINDTSFLYQKAPTERVTGFDTPVPYFGFEDFYLPDSKRVLAAVEKVARY from the coding sequence ATGAGCACCTTAACGAAAATGAAGACGTTGACGATGGTTCAGGCCATCACGGATGGGATGAGAGTGATGCTTGAGGAACATGATGATGTCCTGTTACTGGGTGAGGATATCGGAACGAATGGAGGGGTGTTCCGGGCGACGGACGGGCTGCAGCAGGAATTCGGGGAAGACCGGGTCATTGATACCCCGTTAAGTGAAGCCGGGTTCATCGGTGCGGCCATTGGAATGGGGTTGAACGGCTTCCGTCCCGTGGCTGAGGTCCAGTTCCTCGGGTTCATCTACCCTGCATATGAGCAGATCATGACACATGCTTCACGCCTACGCTCACGTACCCTTGGCCATTTCACGTGCCCATTGGTGATCAGGGCTCCGTATGGGGCTGGAGTGAGGGCACCTGAGATTCATTCCGACAGCACAGAGGCCCTTTTCACCCATATGCCGGGAATCAAGGTGGTATGTCCTTCGTCGCCTTACGATGCAAAGGGACTGCTGATTGCAGCGATAGAAGACCCTGATCCGGTTTTGTTCCTTGAGCCGATGAGATGTTACCGATCGTCCAGGGAAGAAGTGCCGGAAGAGAAATATACGGTGGAGATCGGAAAGGGAAAGGTAGTCAAAGAGGGGGAGGATGTGACCCTCATTGCCTGGGGGGCGATGGTCAAGGTTGCAGAAGATGCTGCAAAAGCAGCGGGCGAGAAAGGCATCGACTGTGAGGTCCTCGACCTTAGGACACTCTACCCTCTAGATAAAGATCTGATCGCTGACTCTGTACAGAAGACAGGCAGAACGGTGATAGTCCATGAAGCGCATGCAACGGGCGGTGTCGGAAATGATGTGCTGGCGATCATCAATGACACGTCATTTTTATATCAGAAGGCGCCGACTGAACGGGTGACGGGATTTGATACCCCGGTTCCGTATTTCGGATTTGAAGATTTCTATTTACCCGACAGTAAACGTGTGCTCGCTGCAGTTGAGAAAGTGGCACGCTATTAG
- a CDS encoding dihydrolipoamide acetyltransferase family protein codes for MEVKLHDIGEGMTEANINHFLVKVGDVVRADQPLVEVQTDKMTAEIPAPFSGVIKEITVREGETIPVGSTVLLMEEGAGGSRRIVPASTQVVRKKRILASPYTRKIAREHGINIEEVTGSGAGGRVLDEDVFLYMKEDKGPVPEREEEAPILHEEEPHTIPFRGRRKQIAAKMSQSLRTIPHCTHFEEIDVTNLLIWKDSMKESGQSISMGAYFIKVLSVCLKEFPIFNARLNEEEECVVLQSQHHIGIAVDTDEGLIVPVIKGVQEKSMKDIHSEMKELTRKAIEGKLSMADIKGGTFTVSNVGPLDGSIGATPIINDPEVALVAFHKTKKRPMVNEKDEIVVRSMMNVSMSFDHRVADGGTAVKFTNRLRDLIEQPQSMLLELI; via the coding sequence ATGGAAGTAAAGCTTCATGATATCGGAGAAGGCATGACCGAAGCCAACATCAATCACTTTCTTGTGAAGGTCGGGGATGTGGTGAGAGCGGACCAGCCATTGGTGGAAGTACAGACGGATAAGATGACGGCGGAGATTCCTGCGCCTTTTTCCGGTGTGATCAAGGAAATCACAGTCAGGGAAGGTGAGACGATACCGGTCGGCTCGACGGTCCTGCTGATGGAAGAAGGAGCCGGGGGAAGCAGGCGGATCGTTCCAGCCAGCACTCAGGTGGTCAGGAAAAAGAGGATACTTGCATCCCCGTATACGAGAAAGATCGCCAGGGAACATGGCATCAATATAGAAGAAGTGACCGGTTCCGGAGCAGGTGGCCGGGTGCTGGATGAAGATGTCTTTCTTTATATGAAAGAAGACAAAGGGCCGGTTCCGGAAAGGGAAGAAGAAGCGCCGATTCTCCACGAGGAAGAGCCACACACGATCCCGTTCCGGGGCAGGAGAAAACAAATCGCTGCGAAAATGTCCCAGTCGCTGAGGACGATCCCTCACTGCACACACTTTGAGGAAATTGACGTTACGAATCTATTAATCTGGAAAGATTCAATGAAAGAAAGCGGACAGAGCATTTCAATGGGGGCTTATTTTATCAAAGTCCTGTCGGTTTGTTTAAAAGAGTTTCCTATTTTCAATGCCCGTCTCAATGAAGAGGAAGAATGTGTCGTGCTTCAGTCTCAGCATCATATCGGCATCGCAGTCGATACGGATGAAGGATTGATCGTTCCGGTCATCAAAGGGGTACAGGAAAAATCAATGAAAGACATTCACAGTGAGATGAAGGAACTGACCAGGAAGGCAATTGAAGGCAAGCTTTCGATGGCCGACATCAAGGGAGGGACGTTCACCGTCAGCAATGTCGGACCGTTGGACGGATCGATCGGTGCAACCCCGATCATCAACGATCCGGAAGTCGCCCTTGTCGCTTTCCATAAGACGAAGAAGCGGCCGATGGTGAACGAAAAGGATGAAATCGTCGTCCGCTCGATGATGAATGTGTCGATGTCCTTCGATCACCGGGTCGCAGACGGGGGAACGGCCGTGAAGTTCACAAACCGATTAAGGGATTTGATCGAACAACCTCAATCCATGCTTCTGGAGTTGATATAA
- the lpdA gene encoding dihydrolipoyl dehydrogenase, which produces MVVGEITEEKDIIVIGGGPGGYHAAIRAAALGRQVTLIEREELGGTCLNKGCIPSKVFTHFAQEFKKTAHLKEMGLEYGEVEANLASLQLYKNKKISQLRAGVESLCKANKVEVMKGSAAFLSESRIGVENGHEFSLFNFKEAIVATGGVFHYPEGIKFDGSYILKEREIFQLEEIPEELIICGADYISLEIASVFATLGSAVTLLLTGDLPFDPAITKELFRQLKKQRINVIKDAAIEEAFGRDGHVIVTLEKASGETVSIQGSHFVVSGETKPDLTNTGLDRLSVALTDSGYIKTDREGRTSIPHIWAIGDVTEGPSLAVKAIKQGKAAAEAAAGLKVEVDLGFVPSVVQMSPPIACVGLTEEEARELGYAVSVSENPVRGNGYALLTDEKDGLVKVVSDSESDVILGIHIIGQGAVELITSGILGLEMGARDEDFRFPLYPHPSMNESLLEAVEGLKGDAVHMPPRKKQPVR; this is translated from the coding sequence ATGGTAGTGGGAGAAATTACAGAAGAAAAGGACATCATCGTCATCGGGGGCGGTCCCGGCGGGTATCATGCTGCGATCAGGGCAGCGGCCCTCGGCAGACAGGTCACATTGATCGAGCGGGAGGAGCTTGGGGGGACCTGCCTGAATAAAGGGTGCATCCCCTCAAAGGTATTCACCCATTTTGCCCAGGAATTTAAAAAGACGGCGCATCTGAAGGAAATGGGTCTGGAGTATGGAGAAGTGGAAGCGAATCTTGCCTCTCTGCAACTCTATAAAAATAAAAAAATATCCCAGCTCCGGGCAGGTGTGGAGTCACTTTGTAAAGCGAATAAGGTGGAGGTCATGAAAGGATCGGCTGCCTTTCTGTCAGAATCCCGTATCGGGGTTGAAAACGGTCATGAGTTTTCCCTTTTCAACTTCAAGGAGGCGATCGTGGCGACGGGTGGGGTCTTTCATTATCCTGAAGGAATCAAGTTTGATGGGAGCTATATCCTGAAGGAAAGGGAAATCTTTCAGCTCGAGGAAATCCCGGAAGAACTCATCATCTGCGGAGCCGATTATATTTCATTGGAAATCGCATCGGTGTTCGCCACTCTCGGGAGTGCCGTCACGTTGCTCCTCACCGGCGACCTGCCATTTGATCCGGCGATTACGAAAGAACTCTTCAGGCAGCTGAAAAAACAGCGCATCAACGTCATCAAAGATGCCGCCATCGAGGAAGCCTTCGGGAGGGACGGACACGTCATCGTCACACTCGAAAAAGCGTCTGGGGAAACAGTATCCATCCAGGGTTCACATTTTGTCGTCAGCGGTGAAACGAAGCCAGACCTGACAAACACCGGCCTCGACCGCCTGTCGGTTGCCCTGACGGACAGTGGCTATATCAAGACAGATCGGGAGGGACGGACCTCGATTCCACATATTTGGGCGATCGGGGACGTCACGGAAGGTCCGTCCCTCGCAGTGAAAGCGATCAAGCAGGGGAAGGCGGCGGCTGAGGCGGCGGCCGGGTTGAAGGTGGAGGTGGATTTGGGGTTTGTGCCGAGTGTGGTGCAGATGAGTCCGCCGATTGCGTGTGTGGGGCTGACTGAGGAGGAAGCGCGTGAGCTGGGGTATGCGGTGTCAGTGAGTGAGAATCCTGTCAGGGGGAATGGGTATGCCCTGCTGACGGATGAGAAGGATGGTCTGGTGAAAGTCGTTTCAGACAGTGAATCGGACGTGATCCTCGGCATCCATATCATCGGTCAGGGTGCGGTGGAGCTCATCACATCAGGCATCCTTGGTCTTGAGATGGGCGCACGGGATGAAGATTTCCGATTTCCTCTCTATCCTCATCCGAGCATGAATGAAAGCCTTTTAGAAGCGGTTGAAGGACTGAAGGGGGATGCCGTGCATATGCCTCCGAGGAAAAAACAGCCGGTGAGGTAG
- the hppD gene encoding 4-hydroxyphenylpyruvate dioxygenase: MQERVAKKQEKVEEIFPVRDVDYLEYYSGNAKQAAHFFCTAFGFKAVAYSGLETGNRDTVSYVLQQNKVRLVITGSLHEGSRVAQFVKAHGDGIKDIALVVDDVESAYKGAVTRGAIEIMPPSTLEDDNGTVKKAVIGTYGDTIHTLVERKDYKGIFMPGFEKYESSLNVEDAGIIAVDHVVGNVERMEEWVEYYEKVMGFKEMRHFTNEDITTEYSALMSKVMHNGGRIKFPINEPAEGKRKSQIQEYLEFYGGPGVQHIAILTEDIVKTVGILKENGVEFLSTPASYYDMLSERVGEIDEEISKIKELNILVDRDDEGYLLQIFTKPIVDRPTLFIEVIQRKGARGFGEGNFKALFESIEREQERRGNL; the protein is encoded by the coding sequence ATGCAAGAACGTGTAGCTAAAAAGCAGGAAAAAGTAGAAGAGATCTTCCCGGTAAGAGATGTTGATTATTTAGAGTATTATTCCGGAAATGCAAAGCAGGCGGCTCATTTCTTCTGTACGGCTTTCGGCTTTAAGGCCGTTGCCTATTCAGGTCTTGAAACAGGGAATCGTGACACTGTGTCTTACGTTCTCCAACAAAATAAAGTCCGTCTGGTGATCACAGGAAGCCTGCATGAAGGAAGCCGCGTTGCCCAATTTGTCAAAGCTCACGGGGACGGCATCAAAGACATCGCGCTTGTCGTGGATGATGTTGAAAGTGCTTACAAAGGAGCGGTGACGCGTGGCGCGATTGAAATCATGCCTCCTTCCACACTTGAAGATGATAACGGCACAGTCAAAAAAGCCGTGATCGGTACATACGGGGACACAATCCATACACTTGTTGAACGAAAAGATTATAAAGGGATCTTCATGCCGGGCTTTGAAAAGTATGAGTCTTCCCTGAACGTTGAGGACGCAGGGATCATCGCTGTCGATCATGTTGTCGGCAACGTGGAGCGCATGGAAGAGTGGGTGGAATATTACGAGAAAGTCATGGGCTTCAAAGAAATGCGCCATTTCACAAACGAAGACATTACAACCGAGTACTCTGCCCTCATGTCCAAGGTTATGCACAACGGCGGCCGCATTAAGTTCCCGATCAATGAGCCGGCAGAAGGGAAACGGAAATCGCAGATCCAGGAATATCTTGAGTTTTACGGAGGCCCTGGTGTGCAGCATATCGCGATCCTGACAGAGGACATCGTGAAGACGGTCGGCATCCTGAAAGAAAACGGAGTTGAGTTCCTGAGCACGCCTGCTTCATATTACGACATGCTTTCAGAGCGGGTCGGTGAAATCGATGAAGAGATTTCGAAGATCAAAGAGTTGAATATCCTCGTGGACCGGGACGACGAAGGGTATCTGCTGCAAATCTTCACCAAGCCGATTGTGGACCGTCCGACGCTGTTCATCGAAGTGATCCAGCGTAAAGGTGCGAGAGGATTCGGGGAAGGGAACTTCAAAGCGCTGTTCGAGTCGATTGAACGGGAGCAGGAACGAAGAGGCAATCTATAA
- the hisC gene encoding histidinol-phosphate transaminase, which translates to MTLKFKTREAVTHIAPYVLGKTLGELQKEHGLSSIRKLSENENIYGCSPKVKQWFKDIGSDLFLYPDGAAVNLSEKVSEFLGVQREQLLFGNGSDEVIRLLTRAYLSCGDEAVMAEVTFPRYKTNVLLEGGIPVTVPLVDGTHDLKGMYRSITAKTKLIFVCNPNNPTGTIVGKKELLQFIESIPSHILVIVDEAYMEYVTTDDYLETLPLLSSFDNLIVLRTFSKIYGLAGLRVGFGVMNEEIAEQLRKVKDVFNVNTVAQQSAVIALGDQGFIRECTHKNEKGRMYLEKEFDRLGISYFPSQSNFIMLDTGMNGERVASELVKRGLVVRSGTLLGYPTTVRVTIGTEEDNERFVEAIEDILQAEGVK; encoded by the coding sequence ATGACATTAAAGTTTAAAACAAGGGAAGCGGTCACCCATATCGCTCCATATGTGCTGGGAAAGACGCTTGGGGAACTACAGAAAGAGCACGGTCTGAGTTCGATCAGAAAACTGTCGGAAAATGAAAACATATACGGATGCTCGCCGAAAGTGAAACAGTGGTTCAAAGACATTGGAAGTGATCTGTTTCTGTATCCGGACGGTGCGGCGGTCAATCTGAGTGAGAAGGTATCGGAATTCCTGGGGGTGCAAAGGGAACAGCTTCTGTTCGGAAACGGCTCGGATGAGGTGATCCGCTTGTTGACGAGGGCCTACCTGAGCTGCGGGGACGAAGCGGTCATGGCGGAGGTTACGTTCCCGAGGTACAAGACGAACGTACTATTGGAAGGAGGCATTCCGGTCACTGTCCCCCTCGTAGACGGGACACATGACCTCAAGGGGATGTACAGATCCATCACGGCAAAGACGAAGCTCATCTTTGTGTGCAATCCTAATAACCCGACCGGCACCATCGTCGGGAAGAAAGAACTTCTTCAATTCATCGAAAGCATTCCGTCTCACATCCTTGTGATCGTCGATGAAGCGTACATGGAGTATGTGACGACCGACGATTATTTAGAAACGCTGCCGCTTCTATCTTCATTCGACAACCTGATCGTACTCCGGACGTTTTCAAAGATTTATGGCCTTGCAGGGCTGAGGGTCGGTTTCGGCGTCATGAATGAAGAAATTGCTGAGCAGCTCCGTAAAGTGAAGGATGTCTTCAATGTCAATACGGTCGCACAGCAGTCGGCTGTCATTGCCCTGGGGGATCAGGGGTTCATAAGGGAATGTACCCATAAGAATGAAAAGGGCAGGATGTATCTGGAAAAAGAATTCGACCGTCTCGGCATCTCTTATTTTCCGTCACAATCGAACTTTATCATGCTGGATACGGGGATGAACGGGGAGCGGGTTGCTTCCGAACTTGTGAAAAGGGGGCTCGTCGTCCGGTCCGGCACGCTGCTCGGGTATCCGACAACCGTCCGGGTTACGATCGGGACAGAAGAGGATAACGAGCGGTTCGTTGAAGCGATAGAGGATATTTTGCAAGCTGAAGGGGTGAAGTAA